The Bacillus carboniphilus genome has a window encoding:
- the pdhA gene encoding pyruvate dehydrogenase (acetyl-transferring) E1 component subunit alpha, with translation MKDQFPLIQYVDTQGNLNDESYGKLITKELVQTFYKHLTRVRTFDRKAISLQRQGRLGTYAPFEGQEAAQVGSALSLEENDWLFPTYRDHAASLTFGHNMPRVFLYWNGRVEGCVAPEGKHIFPPAVPIATQIPHATGAALAEKRKGTKNAAIVYFGDGATSEGDFHEGLNFASVFKAPVVLFNQNNSYAISVPIERQMNSETIAQKSVAYGIPGVRVDGNDIFAVYFETKKAFERARNGDGPTLIEAVTWRFGAHTTADDPTKYRNQEESNQKREEIDPILRLERYMKNHDLWDEEWVNQVKEEMAQEIEDAVKEMEAFPKPDVNDLFDHVFEKATWTIQDQKEQYLQTLRGE, from the coding sequence ATGAAAGACCAATTTCCACTTATTCAGTACGTTGATACACAAGGAAATTTGAATGATGAATCTTATGGGAAACTCATCACAAAAGAACTAGTTCAAACCTTTTATAAACATTTAACGCGCGTTCGAACCTTTGATAGAAAAGCGATTAGCTTACAACGTCAAGGACGTCTTGGAACCTATGCACCCTTTGAAGGGCAAGAAGCAGCACAAGTAGGGAGTGCACTTTCTTTAGAAGAGAATGACTGGTTATTCCCAACTTACCGAGATCATGCGGCAAGCTTAACTTTTGGGCACAATATGCCTCGTGTCTTCCTTTATTGGAATGGAAGGGTAGAAGGTTGTGTAGCACCGGAAGGAAAGCATATTTTCCCGCCAGCTGTACCGATTGCGACCCAAATCCCACATGCTACGGGAGCTGCATTAGCGGAAAAGAGAAAAGGAACCAAAAATGCTGCTATTGTTTATTTCGGTGATGGAGCAACGTCTGAGGGAGATTTCCATGAAGGCTTGAACTTTGCCAGTGTATTTAAAGCACCTGTCGTTTTATTTAATCAAAACAATAGCTATGCCATTTCTGTGCCAATTGAAAGGCAAATGAATTCGGAAACGATTGCTCAGAAATCTGTTGCTTATGGAATTCCAGGTGTCCGCGTGGATGGTAATGATATTTTTGCTGTTTATTTTGAAACGAAAAAAGCCTTTGAGCGTGCACGTAATGGAGATGGGCCAACGTTAATTGAGGCCGTTACGTGGAGATTTGGTGCTCATACGACAGCTGATGATCCTACAAAATATCGGAACCAAGAAGAAAGTAATCAAAAAAGAGAAGAAATTGATCCGATTTTAAGACTTGAAAGATACATGAAAAACCATGATCTCTGGGACGAAGAATGGGTGAATCAGGTTAAAGAAGAAATGGCTCAAGAAATTGAAGATGCGGTTAAAGAAATGGAAGCTTTCCCTAAGCCGGATGTGAATGACCTATTTGACCATGTATTTGAAAAGGCAACCTGGACGATTCAAGATCAAAAAGAACAATACCTTCAGACGCTAAGAGGTGAATAA
- a CDS encoding Glu/Leu/Phe/Val dehydrogenase — protein sequence MDMFTHIHEHEQVVLCNDPSTGLKAIIAIHDTTLGPALGGCRMRPYASFDEALEDVLRLSKGMTYKCAAADVDFGGGKSVIIGDPSKDKSPELFRAFGQFVDSLNGRFYTGTDMGTTPEDFVHAAKETNCIVGVPEAYGGSGDSSVPTSLGVIYGIQATNEAAFGSKNLSGKVYSIQGLGKVGMKVAEHLLEQGCDLYVYDINEKAVESLLEKAPTLNGQVKAVTADELYSVPADVFVPCALGGILNDETIEALKVKAIAGSANNQLLAERHGDLLQQKGILYAPDYIVNAGGLIQVADELYGPNKERVLKKTEAIYSSLLQVYKYSESHGVPTYKAADRFCEERLEARKKRNSMFAHSKRPKWDIRN from the coding sequence ATGGATATGTTTACTCACATACATGAACATGAACAGGTGGTTCTTTGTAATGACCCGTCTACTGGCCTTAAAGCCATTATTGCCATTCACGATACAACTCTAGGTCCGGCTCTTGGTGGTTGTAGAATGAGACCTTATGCATCTTTTGATGAAGCATTAGAGGATGTTCTTCGTTTATCTAAGGGAATGACTTACAAATGTGCAGCAGCAGATGTTGATTTTGGAGGAGGAAAATCCGTCATCATTGGTGACCCTTCAAAAGATAAATCTCCTGAACTATTCCGAGCCTTTGGTCAATTCGTAGATTCCTTGAATGGAAGGTTTTATACAGGGACGGATATGGGGACGACTCCAGAGGATTTTGTTCATGCAGCTAAGGAAACAAATTGTATTGTTGGCGTTCCTGAGGCATATGGTGGAAGTGGGGATTCTTCTGTTCCTACTTCACTTGGTGTCATCTATGGAATTCAGGCGACGAATGAAGCAGCGTTTGGCTCAAAGAATCTTTCAGGAAAAGTCTACTCTATCCAAGGACTTGGAAAAGTGGGGATGAAGGTTGCTGAGCACCTATTAGAACAAGGCTGTGACTTATATGTTTACGATATTAACGAAAAAGCAGTTGAGAGTTTACTAGAGAAGGCTCCAACCCTAAACGGACAAGTGAAGGCGGTTACCGCTGATGAATTGTATAGTGTTCCGGCAGATGTTTTTGTTCCGTGTGCATTAGGTGGCATATTAAACGATGAAACGATCGAAGCTCTTAAAGTGAAGGCTATCGCTGGTTCAGCGAACAATCAATTATTAGCTGAAAGACACGGAGACCTTCTTCAACAAAAGGGCATCCTGTATGCACCTGATTATATCGTGAATGCCGGTGGACTTATTCAGGTGGCAGATGAGTTATACGGGCCAAACAAGGAAAGAGTCTTAAAGAAAACAGAAGCCATCTATTCTTCTTTACTACAAGTCTATAAATATTCCGAATCACACGGAGTACCAACCTACAAAGCAGCAGACCGCTTCTGCGAAGAAAGATTAGAAGCGCGTAAAAAGAGAAATAGTATGTTTGCTCATAGCAAAAGACCGAAATGGGATATTCGTAACTAA
- a CDS encoding IS110 family transposase, giving the protein MKFKMQEKQNQLIERISDQHLIVGVDIAQQVHVARAVNYRGIVVGDPITFENNEEGFTRLLNWINELKATKRLNTEIVGMEPTGHYWLSLSKWLYNQYVDVVTVNPHLVKRNKENRDNTQSKSDKKDALVIADMVKNGYYSYIRPTSEAFEELRVLNANRDVIVKRLVSTENQIHLWVDIVFPELRQVFKDVTCKGAIATLRLFPTPLELQSLEVQYIVDSWKSLMKRQPGLKKAKLLIQLAKNSIGTTLAIDAYKLHLEVLLDELDLATAQLERVEKDIKAALNKISYTDHLLGIKGLTEITLGGILGETGELSNFAHGNSLLRHAGLHLVEASSGKWKGQIVLSKRGRSRLRRFLFLATMSLVANNPEFKELHYYNVHIKKMKKMKSIMKLIGKLARIIVGIARRNEAYCPEKVQSLPPLAA; this is encoded by the coding sequence ATGAAGTTTAAGATGCAAGAGAAACAAAATCAACTAATTGAAAGAATTTCTGACCAACACCTTATTGTCGGGGTAGATATAGCACAACAAGTTCACGTTGCACGAGCTGTCAATTACCGCGGAATTGTTGTTGGAGATCCAATCACATTTGAAAACAACGAAGAAGGATTTACTAGATTGCTAAACTGGATTAATGAATTAAAAGCTACCAAGAGATTAAACACCGAAATCGTTGGTATGGAGCCAACAGGGCATTATTGGTTGAGTTTATCCAAATGGCTATACAATCAGTATGTTGATGTAGTAACTGTTAATCCACACCTTGTAAAAAGGAATAAGGAAAATAGAGATAATACACAATCAAAAAGTGATAAGAAAGACGCTCTCGTTATCGCTGATATGGTGAAGAATGGCTATTATTCATATATTCGCCCTACATCCGAGGCTTTTGAAGAGTTAAGGGTATTAAATGCAAATCGTGATGTTATTGTGAAGCGTCTTGTCAGTACTGAAAATCAAATTCATCTTTGGGTTGATATTGTCTTTCCAGAACTTAGACAAGTCTTTAAAGATGTAACGTGTAAAGGAGCTATTGCCACACTTCGGTTATTTCCCACACCATTGGAACTACAGTCCTTGGAAGTCCAGTATATAGTAGACAGTTGGAAATCATTGATGAAGAGACAACCTGGTTTAAAGAAGGCCAAACTGCTGATTCAATTAGCTAAGAACTCTATAGGTACTACCTTAGCCATTGATGCATATAAACTTCATTTAGAGGTATTACTGGATGAATTGGACCTAGCGACAGCACAACTCGAAAGAGTAGAAAAGGATATAAAGGCAGCACTTAATAAGATTTCTTATACAGATCATCTACTAGGCATTAAGGGGTTAACTGAAATAACATTAGGCGGTATTTTGGGTGAAACTGGCGAATTAAGTAACTTTGCACATGGTAATTCCCTACTCAGACACGCAGGTTTACATCTAGTGGAAGCTAGTTCAGGAAAATGGAAAGGGCAAATTGTCCTCTCTAAACGGGGGCGATCTAGATTACGGAGATTTTTATTTTTAGCGACAATGAGCCTTGTAGCCAATAACCCTGAGTTTAAAGAACTGCACTATTATAATGTTCATATAAAAAAGATGAAAAAAATGAAATCTATCATGAAACTAATAGGAAAGCTTGCAAGAATTATTGTAGGTATCGCTCGTCGTAATGAAGCCTATTGTCCAGAGAAAGTCCAGTCATTGCCACCTTTAGCAGCATAA
- a CDS encoding VOC family protein translates to MKPRISVITLGVDDLERSLEFYQDGLGLPTQGIVGKEFEHGAVAFFDLQPGLRLAIWERKDIAHDTSINQTAVSPTEFTIGHNVGSKEEVDIVMDQAERAGAVITVPAHDTFWGGYSGYFQDPDSHLWEVVWNPAWDFPE, encoded by the coding sequence ATGAAACCACGAATTTCAGTAATTACTTTGGGAGTAGATGATTTAGAAAGGTCATTGGAATTCTATCAGGATGGACTTGGACTTCCTACACAGGGTATAGTAGGCAAGGAATTTGAACATGGTGCTGTTGCTTTTTTTGATTTACAACCTGGATTAAGACTTGCAATCTGGGAGCGAAAAGATATAGCTCATGACACAAGCATAAACCAAACAGCAGTAAGCCCAACTGAATTTACGATTGGTCATAATGTTGGTAGTAAAGAAGAGGTTGATATCGTAATGGATCAGGCAGAGAGGGCTGGTGCAGTTATCACAGTTCCCGCACATGATACCTTTTGGGGTGGATACTCTGGATATTTTCAAGACCCAGATAGTCATTTGTGGGAAGTGGTTTGGAATCCAGCGTGGGATTTTCCAGAATAG
- a CDS encoding dihydrolipoamide acetyltransferase family protein, with product MLEVKLHDIGEGMTEAEVLHYFVKPGDQVKSDQPLVEVQTDKMTAELPCPADGVVKEIVIDTGSTVTVGTTLLLIEAKGSNSAKQVKEETKTIASDEKKQTVTKEITTTYQPSQSRAVLAAPYTRKIARENGIDIEQVKGTGPAGRVTDEDVYRFIESLNSNDEAAVAVEEKVVELPTRTYEQPQAEETIIPFKGRRKQIAKKMSQSLYTIPHVTHFEELEITELIKVRSQLKAAGKNISLAAFFVKAVQLTLKDFPVFNATLDEEKEEIRLKNYYNIGLAADTKEGLIVPVIHHVERKSLITIHNEMKEYTKKATENKLTARDIQGSTFTISNVGPLGSIGATPIINYPETALLAFHKTKERPIVKNGEIVIGSVMNVSMSFDHRVADGATAVAFTNRLAELLENPSLLLVELV from the coding sequence ATGCTTGAAGTTAAGCTTCACGATATTGGAGAAGGAATGACAGAAGCAGAGGTACTGCATTACTTTGTAAAACCAGGTGACCAAGTTAAAAGTGACCAACCATTAGTGGAGGTTCAAACAGATAAAATGACAGCGGAACTTCCGTGTCCTGCAGACGGTGTCGTTAAAGAAATCGTCATTGACACCGGCTCAACAGTAACGGTAGGAACTACTTTACTTTTAATAGAAGCAAAAGGTTCTAACAGTGCTAAGCAGGTAAAAGAAGAAACAAAAACCATTGCATCTGATGAAAAAAAGCAGACGGTTACAAAAGAAATAACGACTACATATCAACCAAGTCAGAGTCGAGCCGTTTTAGCAGCGCCTTATACAAGAAAAATTGCGAGGGAAAACGGAATTGATATTGAACAAGTAAAAGGGACCGGACCTGCAGGTAGGGTAACAGATGAAGATGTTTATCGTTTTATCGAGTCCTTAAACTCTAACGATGAGGCTGCGGTGGCAGTTGAAGAAAAAGTAGTAGAGCTCCCAACTAGAACGTATGAACAACCGCAAGCTGAAGAAACCATCATCCCATTTAAGGGACGAAGAAAACAGATTGCAAAGAAAATGAGTCAATCTCTCTATACGATCCCACATGTCACTCACTTCGAAGAATTAGAGATCACTGAGTTAATCAAAGTCCGTAGCCAATTAAAAGCGGCGGGGAAAAACATTTCATTGGCCGCTTTCTTTGTAAAAGCAGTGCAGCTTACGTTAAAAGATTTTCCGGTTTTTAACGCAACTTTAGACGAGGAAAAAGAAGAAATACGTCTCAAAAATTATTACAATATCGGCCTTGCAGCAGACACAAAAGAAGGCCTTATTGTCCCAGTGATTCATCATGTTGAGAGAAAATCCCTCATTACGATTCATAACGAAATGAAAGAATACACGAAAAAAGCAACGGAAAACAAATTAACAGCTCGTGATATTCAAGGCAGTACTTTTACAATTTCAAATGTGGGTCCATTAGGAAGTATCGGGGCAACCCCAATTATCAATTATCCAGAAACAGCCCTGTTGGCTTTCCATAAAACAAAAGAAAGACCGATTGTTAAAAACGGGGAAATCGTAATCGGTTCTGTTATGAACGTTTCCATGTCATTTGACCATCGAGTGGCAGATGGCGCGACAGCCGTTGCTTTTACTAATCGATTAGCTGAATTATTAGAAAATCCAAGTCTTTTACTAGTGGAGTTGGTCTAA
- the lpdA gene encoding dihydrolipoyl dehydrogenase: MVVGELAMDRDVVIIGGGPGGYSAAIRAAQLGKEVTLIEKKHVGGACLNEGCIPSKVFAEAAKQSQLFPHLNKLGFHVEKPDLDFGQLQTYKDQVISQLRTGVEALCKANKIERLEGSASFLSDDRIGVENGHQFDVYRFNQAIIATGSCVVPHFKGNTQIVNERTVYSLKEIPASLIVDGGDYIALEVAISYAALGSMVTCVLNDEDLAYLDEAIIKELKRQCKKKKIKLIAGHIEKVEENGPEVHVEVLDNKGDLQNLSSEYFYSNANYEANVGELGIDRLGMQMDDSGFITVNAQCQTSIGNIYAIGDVTGGKQLAVKAIRQGKVAAEVIAGQPSEWDEHYMPTVIHSQPPIATVGLTEEEVNKQGLSYEAGQFSLAGNGFASLKGQKDGFVKVIKERKTDRILGFHMIGEGAVELISTGVNALEMVARDEDLLFPSYPHPSMNEALLEAVEAIKGQAIHQAPAKSKVSSK, from the coding sequence ATGGTTGTTGGAGAATTAGCAATGGATCGAGATGTCGTCATCATTGGAGGAGGTCCTGGTGGATATTCTGCAGCGATTCGTGCGGCTCAATTAGGAAAGGAAGTTACTCTGATTGAAAAGAAACATGTGGGTGGAGCTTGTTTAAATGAAGGCTGTATTCCATCGAAAGTGTTTGCAGAAGCAGCCAAGCAGAGTCAACTGTTTCCTCATCTGAATAAGTTGGGCTTTCATGTAGAGAAGCCAGACTTGGACTTTGGTCAGCTGCAAACCTACAAAGATCAAGTCATTTCCCAGCTAAGAACAGGGGTAGAGGCACTCTGTAAAGCGAACAAGATTGAAAGATTAGAAGGGAGTGCTTCCTTCTTATCCGATGATCGAATTGGTGTAGAAAATGGCCATCAGTTTGATGTCTATCGATTCAATCAAGCCATAATTGCGACGGGGAGTTGTGTTGTCCCTCATTTTAAGGGAAACACCCAAATTGTAAACGAAAGAACAGTCTATAGTTTAAAAGAAATCCCGGCATCTCTGATTGTGGATGGTGGAGATTATATTGCGCTAGAAGTGGCCATTTCGTATGCGGCATTGGGCAGTATGGTCACTTGTGTCTTGAATGATGAAGACTTAGCTTATTTAGATGAAGCCATTATAAAAGAACTAAAAAGACAGTGTAAGAAAAAGAAGATAAAGTTAATAGCCGGTCACATTGAAAAAGTTGAAGAGAATGGTCCAGAGGTTCATGTGGAAGTATTAGATAACAAAGGGGACCTTCAAAACTTAAGTAGTGAGTATTTTTATAGTAATGCTAACTACGAAGCAAACGTAGGTGAACTTGGTATTGATCGCTTAGGGATGCAGATGGATGATTCCGGATTTATTACAGTGAATGCACAATGTCAAACTTCTATTGGGAACATCTATGCCATTGGGGATGTAACGGGTGGAAAACAGCTTGCGGTTAAAGCAATCCGTCAAGGGAAAGTTGCTGCAGAAGTGATTGCTGGTCAGCCTTCCGAATGGGATGAACACTATATGCCAACCGTGATTCACTCGCAACCACCAATTGCAACGGTGGGACTAACGGAAGAAGAAGTAAACAAGCAAGGTTTATCCTATGAAGCGGGCCAGTTCTCTTTAGCAGGAAATGGATTTGCTAGTTTAAAAGGTCAGAAGGATGGCTTTGTAAAAGTCATTAAGGAAAGAAAAACAGACCGCATTTTGGGCTTTCATATGATTGGTGAAGGGGCAGTAGAGTTAATCTCTACGGGTGTTAATGCTCTAGAAATGGTAGCAAGAGACGAAGACTTGTTATTCCCATCGTATCCACACCCAAGCATGAACGAAGCCTTGTTAGAAGCGGTAGAAGCGATAAAGGGGCAGGCAATCCATCAAGCTCCAGCCAAAAGTAAGGTGTCATCGAAATAG
- a CDS encoding MFS transporter: MDKHNSKFRWVVFTSVLFTYLIMASQRTAPGLITDQLMRDFQVTASTIGLVTSIQFFVYTCLQIPMGILADRYGPNFFLIIGSILTGFGTIMYSLGNHESILFFARMLTGIGDATIWVNLVLILSQWFNAKEFTRLIGVAGMTGSLGFLLATVPFSAMIVLLGWRAAFFSAGCLLCVCGVLLYLILVKKTNQPVIVKTNQHREKFGVLLKRIFSSRQAWGLFLCHFGIVGGYIGFIGSWAVPYGMNIYGLTRLHASQLIMVSLIGALIGAPLIGWISSRLDMIKRPYIVFHIIILLCWFTFLLFQEHPPFFLFVLLFFIIGFGFGSNSLTFALVRLTFPKTESGFVSGFANTGGFLSAVLLPGIFGYLLDHFQSVSGSIAEGYYFGFITPVVFSLVGLIGVIIIKEKNQVVESKPNTQVSL; encoded by the coding sequence TTGGATAAACACAACAGCAAATTCAGATGGGTTGTATTTACTTCCGTTCTGTTTACGTATCTTATTATGGCAAGCCAGCGAACTGCTCCAGGTCTAATTACAGACCAATTGATGAGAGACTTTCAGGTAACAGCATCAACGATAGGGTTAGTAACAAGTATTCAATTTTTTGTATACACATGTTTACAAATTCCAATGGGGATTTTAGCGGACCGTTATGGACCTAACTTCTTTCTCATTATAGGTTCCATCTTAACGGGCTTCGGCACCATCATGTATAGTCTAGGTAACCATGAATCTATCCTGTTTTTTGCTAGAATGCTAACAGGGATAGGCGATGCGACCATTTGGGTTAATTTAGTGTTAATATTAAGTCAATGGTTTAATGCAAAGGAATTTACTCGATTGATTGGTGTAGCTGGAATGACCGGAAGCCTTGGTTTCCTTCTGGCAACGGTTCCTTTCTCAGCCATGATTGTCTTACTAGGATGGAGAGCAGCCTTTTTTTCAGCAGGATGCCTTCTATGTGTTTGTGGGGTCCTTCTTTACTTAATACTCGTTAAAAAAACAAATCAGCCGGTAATCGTGAAAACGAATCAACATCGTGAAAAATTTGGCGTCCTACTGAAGAGGATTTTTTCTAGTCGACAGGCATGGGGATTATTCTTATGTCACTTCGGGATTGTAGGAGGATATATAGGTTTCATTGGTTCGTGGGCCGTCCCATATGGAATGAATATTTACGGCCTAACACGTTTACATGCCAGTCAGCTCATTATGGTTAGCCTCATAGGTGCTCTTATCGGTGCTCCCCTAATTGGTTGGATATCCAGTAGATTAGACATGATTAAACGACCTTATATCGTGTTTCATATCATTATTTTGCTATGTTGGTTCACCTTTTTATTATTTCAGGAGCACCCACCATTTTTCCTATTCGTTCTATTATTTTTTATCATTGGTTTTGGATTCGGCTCCAATTCCTTAACGTTTGCACTCGTTCGTCTAACTTTTCCTAAAACAGAATCTGGTTTTGTCTCTGGTTTTGCCAATACAGGAGGCTTTCTAAGTGCTGTATTACTACCAGGTATTTTTGGGTATTTATTGGACCATTTTCAGTCTGTGTCGGGAAGTATTGCGGAAGGATATTACTTTGGTTTCATTACGCCCGTTGTCTTCTCTTTGGTTGGACTGATTGGCGTTATTATAATTAAAGAGAAGAACCAGGTTGTTGAAAGTAAACCTAATACTCAAGTTTCACTTTGA
- a CDS encoding alpha-ketoacid dehydrogenase subunit beta: MTVETSTKTKKLTMIQAITDAMRTMLDEKENVLILGEDVGKNGGVFRATDGLQEEFGEDRVVDTPLSESGIIGVSIGMAINGYLPIAEIQFLGFIYPAYEQIMTHATRIRMRTMGKYSVPMVIRAPYGAGVRAPEIHSDSVESLFTHMPGIKVVCPSNPYDAKGLLIASVEDPDPVLFMEALHSYRSSREEVPEGKYTVEIGKAKTVQPGQDVTVIAWGAMVPVCMKAVKEAEAQGISCEVIDLRTLYPLDREAIAESVQKTGRVVIVHEAHATGGVSNDVMAIINDTSFLYLKAPIQRVTGFDVPVPFAALEDHYLPTPKRVMKAIIDAAQF, encoded by the coding sequence ATGACTGTAGAAACGTCAACGAAAACGAAGAAGTTAACGATGATTCAAGCAATTACAGATGCCATGAGAACCATGCTAGATGAGAAGGAGAATGTTCTCATTTTAGGGGAAGATGTCGGTAAAAACGGTGGGGTATTCCGTGCAACAGATGGTCTCCAAGAAGAGTTCGGGGAAGACCGAGTTGTCGATACACCCCTTAGTGAGTCAGGTATTATTGGTGTGTCCATCGGAATGGCGATCAATGGATATTTACCTATAGCAGAAATTCAGTTTTTAGGCTTTATTTACCCGGCTTATGAGCAAATTATGACGCATGCAACGCGTATTCGAATGAGAACAATGGGCAAATATTCAGTGCCAATGGTCATTCGAGCTCCATATGGGGCTGGTGTTCGTGCTCCTGAAATTCACTCTGATAGTGTTGAATCCCTGTTTACGCATATGCCTGGAATCAAGGTGGTCTGTCCATCCAATCCATATGATGCAAAGGGACTTTTAATAGCGAGTGTTGAGGATCCAGATCCCGTTTTATTTATGGAAGCTCTCCATTCCTACCGTTCTAGCCGTGAAGAAGTACCAGAAGGAAAGTACACGGTTGAAATTGGAAAAGCCAAAACGGTTCAGCCAGGTCAAGATGTGACGGTTATAGCTTGGGGCGCGATGGTCCCTGTATGTATGAAGGCTGTCAAAGAAGCAGAAGCCCAGGGGATTTCCTGTGAAGTCATCGATCTACGTACGCTATATCCACTAGATCGTGAGGCAATTGCAGAATCTGTTCAAAAGACCGGTCGAGTTGTGATCGTACATGAGGCGCATGCCACAGGTGGCGTATCCAATGATGTGATGGCGATTATCAATGATACATCTTTCTTATACTTGAAGGCTCCTATTCAAAGAGTAACTGGATTTGACGTCCCTGTACCGTTCGCGGCACTAGAGGACCATTACTTACCTACACCAAAACGAGTGATGAAAGCCATTATAGATGCGGCTCAATTCTAG
- a CDS encoding ABC transporter ATP-binding protein, protein MLHLKEINKIFNEGTLDEKVALSRINLSLKKGDFVTIIGSNGAGKSTLMNVISGVIKPDVGTVTIADQDVTNLPEYKRSKLIGRVFQDPMAGTAPTMTIEENLAMAYSRNKKRGLRRAVTKERRQLFLEVLKSLNLGLETRLNAKVGLLSGGERQALSLLMATFTEPNILLLDEHTAALDPSRAELITKLTKEIVADHQLTTLMVTHNMQQAIDLGNRLIMMDKGQIIFEANEEEKKSLTVKDLLDEFQRIRGEQMANDRSILSV, encoded by the coding sequence TTGCTACATCTAAAGGAGATTAACAAGATTTTTAATGAGGGTACTTTAGACGAAAAGGTGGCACTCAGTCGCATCAATCTTTCCCTGAAAAAAGGAGATTTTGTCACGATTATCGGTAGTAATGGAGCTGGGAAATCAACACTTATGAACGTGATTTCTGGTGTGATTAAGCCAGATGTTGGTACGGTGACGATTGCTGATCAAGACGTGACGAATCTTCCTGAATATAAGCGGTCAAAGCTTATAGGCCGTGTTTTTCAGGACCCGATGGCTGGAACTGCACCTACGATGACCATTGAAGAGAATTTGGCAATGGCGTATTCTCGAAATAAAAAACGAGGGTTACGCAGGGCAGTAACGAAAGAGCGACGCCAACTTTTCCTTGAAGTGTTAAAGAGTTTAAACCTTGGCCTGGAGACACGGCTGAATGCGAAAGTAGGATTATTATCAGGAGGAGAACGCCAAGCATTATCCTTGCTCATGGCTACCTTCACAGAACCGAATATTCTATTGTTAGATGAACATACGGCCGCCCTAGATCCTTCTAGAGCGGAACTCATTACAAAGCTAACAAAGGAGATTGTTGCGGATCACCAATTAACGACTCTAATGGTGACACACAATATGCAACAGGCCATTGATCTAGGAAACCGACTCATCATGATGGATAAGGGACAAATCATTTTCGAAGCCAATGAAGAAGAAAAGAAATCATTAACTGTAAAAGACCTACTCGATGAATTCCAACGAATTCGTGGAGAGCAGATGGCGAATGACCGGTCGATTTTATCCGTATAA
- a CDS encoding YxiJ family protein, translating into MNTYWMNIAGCLSYVLKGIPNKIPQGQIDWLHLSFFDIFQQYQLFEDKLADYPSLYEEYMINEKARKLLLDYLSYN; encoded by the coding sequence TTGAACACTTATTGGATGAACATTGCTGGATGTCTAAGCTATGTCTTGAAAGGAATTCCAAACAAAATTCCTCAAGGACAAATTGACTGGCTTCATTTGTCCTTCTTCGATATTTTTCAACAATATCAATTATTTGAAGATAAGTTAGCAGATTATCCATCATTATATGAAGAGTATATGATCAATGAAAAAGCACGAAAATTATTATTAGATTATTTATCTTATAACTAA
- a CDS encoding thioesterase family protein, translating into MKEGMKVGQTATIEAVVTPDMYAQFEGNVVHPAYSTVSMVYHMEWAARQIILPFLEDHEEGIGGAVSVKHVAPTAAGTNIRVTAELTEYKKHKVVTKVTAFNERGIIGEGEVVQYILPKEEIQNKIQASLV; encoded by the coding sequence ATGAAAGAAGGAATGAAAGTTGGACAGACAGCAACGATTGAAGCTGTTGTGACACCAGACATGTATGCGCAATTTGAGGGGAATGTCGTTCATCCAGCCTATTCAACTGTATCGATGGTATACCATATGGAATGGGCAGCTAGACAAATCATTCTCCCCTTTTTAGAAGATCATGAAGAGGGTATTGGAGGAGCTGTTTCCGTAAAGCATGTGGCTCCAACAGCGGCTGGCACGAACATCCGAGTTACAGCAGAGCTCACTGAATATAAGAAGCATAAGGTAGTCACGAAAGTCACAGCTTTTAATGAGAGAGGAATCATTGGTGAGGGAGAAGTTGTCCAATATATCTTACCGAAAGAGGAAATCCAAAATAAAATACAAGCTTCATTAGTGTAA